The following coding sequences are from one Limisphaerales bacterium window:
- the selD gene encoding selenide, water dikinase SelD, whose translation MTDSTNPIRLTQYSHGAGCGCKISPKVLDEILSVAGKAAPSAQLLVGNDSKDDAAVFDLGNGQAVISTTDFFMPIVDDPFDFGQIASVNAISDIYAMGGTPLMAIAVLGWPIEKLPPAVAGRVLEGSRAACERAGIPLAGGHSIDAPEPIFGLAVTGQVAITDLKRNDGAEVDCELFLTKPLGVGLVTTAQKRGIAENADVQRAIDQMTALNQIGSTLSALPGVKAMTDVTGFGLLGHLTELCEGSGVSAIIDSAKVPRLPNTEHYIAEDCAPGGTDRNFDSYGHHLGPLTDAQRALLCDPQTSGGLLVAVAPEGLAAFHEATAELELKSFGQLTEATEPLITVN comes from the coding sequence ATGACTGATTCCACCAATCCCATCCGCCTCACCCAATACAGCCACGGCGCCGGTTGCGGTTGCAAAATTTCGCCCAAGGTGCTCGACGAAATTCTCAGCGTCGCCGGCAAGGCCGCGCCGAGCGCGCAGCTGCTCGTCGGCAACGACTCCAAGGACGACGCCGCCGTGTTCGATCTCGGCAATGGCCAAGCAGTCATCAGCACCACGGATTTTTTCATGCCCATCGTGGACGATCCCTTCGACTTCGGCCAAATCGCTTCCGTCAACGCCATCAGCGATATTTACGCGATGGGCGGCACACCGTTGATGGCCATTGCGGTGCTCGGTTGGCCGATTGAAAAACTGCCGCCCGCCGTGGCCGGTCGTGTACTCGAAGGCAGCCGCGCCGCGTGCGAACGCGCCGGCATCCCGCTGGCGGGCGGTCACAGCATCGACGCGCCGGAACCGATTTTCGGCCTCGCGGTCACCGGCCAAGTCGCCATCACCGATTTGAAACGCAATGACGGCGCGGAAGTCGATTGCGAGCTGTTCCTCACCAAACCCCTCGGGGTCGGCCTCGTCACCACCGCCCAAAAACGCGGCATCGCCGAGAACGCCGACGTCCAACGCGCCATCGACCAAATGACCGCGCTCAACCAAATCGGCAGCACCCTCAGCGCGTTGCCCGGCGTGAAGGCGATGACCGATGTGACCGGCTTCGGCCTGCTCGGCCATCTCACCGAGCTGTGCGAAGGCAGCGGCGTGAGCGCCATCATCGACAGCGCCAAAGTGCCGCGCCTGCCGAACACCGAACATTATATCGCCGAGGACTGCGCCCCCGGCGGCACTGATCGCAATTTCGACAGCTACGGCCACCACCTCGGCCCGCTCACCGATGCCCAACGCGCCCTCCTCTGCGATCCCCAAACCAGCGGCGGCCTGCTCGTCGCCGTGGCTCCCGAGGGCCTCGCGGCATTCCACGAAGCCACTGCCGAATTGGAATTGAAATCCTTCGGCCAACTCACCGAAGCCACCGAACCCCTCATCACCGTCAACTAA
- a CDS encoding transglutaminase domain-containing protein: MKKKLTLITLLTLSPIFAADKTIVRGTDHFELIYEMALPKLPANGTLWVPLAGGDAFQKFQTRDITSPVPWRKTRDVTGENEILVLHPTPADSGKRITIRYQVTRKEKAAHAEAGNAALHLKAEKLVPLDPRFTAIAKRITANAPGNRARGKALYDHVLAHMRYDKTGKGWGRGDALYACNARTGNCTDYHAYFIALCRAANIPARFAIGFTIPADRNAGAISGYHCWAEFFANGKWTPVDISEADKQPKLAGYYFGHHPANRLELSRGRDITVMPAPKAGSFNYFFGPHLEVDGKTVPVKANFKFKRLTLKD, from the coding sequence ATGAAAAAAAAACTGACACTCATCACACTATTGACCCTTTCGCCTATTTTCGCGGCGGACAAAACAATCGTGCGCGGCACGGACCATTTTGAATTAATTTATGAAATGGCGCTGCCCAAGCTCCCCGCCAACGGTACGCTTTGGGTTCCGCTTGCGGGCGGCGATGCCTTTCAAAAATTTCAAACACGCGATATCACCTCACCCGTGCCGTGGCGCAAAACGCGTGATGTCACCGGCGAAAATGAAATTCTCGTGCTACACCCCACACCCGCCGACAGCGGCAAACGCATCACCATTCGCTACCAAGTCACGCGCAAAGAAAAAGCCGCTCACGCCGAAGCCGGCAATGCGGCGCTGCATCTCAAGGCCGAAAAACTCGTGCCGCTTGACCCGCGTTTCACCGCCATCGCCAAGCGCATTACCGCGAATGCTCCGGGCAATCGCGCGCGCGGCAAGGCGCTTTATGACCACGTGCTCGCGCATATGCGTTACGATAAAACCGGCAAAGGCTGGGGACGCGGCGATGCCCTCTACGCCTGCAACGCGCGCACTGGAAACTGCACTGATTACCACGCCTACTTCATCGCGCTTTGCCGCGCGGCAAACATTCCCGCGCGCTTCGCCATCGGCTTCACGATTCCAGCTGATCGCAACGCGGGCGCCATCAGCGGCTATCATTGTTGGGCGGAATTTTTCGCCAACGGCAAATGGACGCCGGTGGACATCAGTGAGGCCGACAAACAGCCCAAACTGGCCGGATATTATTTCGGGCATCATCCCGCCAACCGCCTCGAACTTAGCCGCGGCCGAGACATTACTGTCATGCCCGCACCCAAGGCCGGTTCGTTTAATTACTTTTTTGGGCCGCATCTCGAAGTGGATGGAAAGACAGTGCCCGTGAAAGCAAATTTCAAATTCAAGCGCTTGACTCTCAAGGATTGA
- the selA gene encoding L-seryl-tRNA(Sec) selenium transferase yields the protein MAKAKNKNLRAIPGVDTLFNAVADCALPRPLVVATIRAELALLRKSKSIPEPAEIISGLRLRLEDLALSRLQPVINGTGVVVHTNLGRAPIAPPDNSGYTNLEIDLATGRRGKRAAYVEQCLAELCGAEAAMVTNNCAAALVLILRHFTTDKKEVIISRGELVQIGGGFRIPDILETTDAQLREVGTTNRTTLNDYAKATHKNTGLILKVHRSNFFMDGFVATPDRRELAALAKKNRTLFVEDLGSGVLTDTENWANGHHETTPREVIKSGAALVCFSGDKLLGGPQAGIIAGKAKHIAALKKHPFFRALRCDKLILTALQSAAEKYLRGEGHTLPLNHSLQADPKTLKRRATKLAKALAKLPVSVAVAEGESQVGGGALPQATLPSITLNLVPNEMNLKDFATRLRRAPTPVIGVISGQRFRLDFRTIFPEQEKQLLQSIHKSLL from the coding sequence ATGGCCAAGGCGAAAAACAAAAACCTGCGCGCCATCCCCGGCGTGGACACGCTGTTCAACGCGGTGGCCGACTGCGCCCTGCCCCGCCCGCTCGTCGTGGCCACCATTCGCGCGGAATTGGCTTTGCTGCGCAAATCAAAATCCATTCCCGAACCCGCCGAAATTATTTCCGGCCTTCGACTGCGTTTGGAAGACCTCGCGCTGTCGCGATTGCAACCGGTCATCAACGGCACCGGCGTGGTCGTCCACACCAACCTCGGCCGCGCGCCCATCGCGCCGCCGGACAACAGCGGCTACACCAATCTCGAAATCGACCTCGCCACCGGCCGACGCGGCAAACGCGCCGCGTACGTCGAGCAATGCCTTGCCGAACTCTGCGGCGCGGAGGCCGCGATGGTCACCAATAATTGCGCCGCCGCACTCGTGCTCATTCTGCGCCACTTCACGACAGACAAAAAAGAAGTCATTATTTCGCGCGGTGAACTCGTGCAAATCGGCGGCGGCTTTCGCATTCCGGATATCCTCGAAACCACTGACGCTCAACTGCGCGAAGTCGGCACCACCAACCGCACCACGCTCAACGACTACGCCAAGGCCACCCACAAAAACACCGGCCTCATTCTCAAAGTCCATCGCAGTAATTTTTTTATGGACGGCTTTGTCGCCACGCCCGACCGCCGCGAACTCGCCGCGCTCGCAAAAAAAAACCGCACTCTCTTCGTTGAAGATCTCGGCAGCGGCGTGCTGACCGACACCGAAAACTGGGCCAACGGCCATCACGAAACCACTCCACGCGAGGTCATCAAAAGCGGCGCAGCCCTTGTTTGTTTCAGTGGCGATAAACTCCTCGGCGGCCCGCAAGCGGGAATCATCGCCGGCAAAGCCAAACACATCGCCGCCCTGAAAAAACATCCCTTCTTCCGTGCACTGCGCTGCGACAAACTTATCCTCACCGCGCTGCAATCCGCCGCAGAAAAATATCTGCGCGGTGAAGGCCACACGCTGCCCTTAAACCATAGCCTCCAAGCCGACCCAAAAACACTCAAACGCCGCGCCACCAAACTGGCCAAAGCATTGGCGAAACTCCCCGTGTCCGTCGCCGTCGCCGAAGGCGAATCCCAAGTGGGCGGTGGCGCGTTGCCGCAGGCGACTCTCCCGAGCATCACGCTCAATTTGGTGCCCAACGAAATGAACCTTAAAGATTTCGCCACGCGTTTACGCCGCGCGCCCACGCCGGTGATTGGCGTCATCAGCGGCCAACGTTTTCGCCTCGACTTTCGGACCATTTTTCCTGAGCAGGAAAAGCAACTACTCCAGTCCATCCACAAATCTCTTTTATGA